From Campylobacter lari, one genomic window encodes:
- the pglJ gene encoding N-acetylgalactosamine-N,N'-diacetylbacillosaminyl-diphospho-undecaprenol 4-alpha-N-acetylgalactosaminyltransferase yields the protein MKKLAIFIYSLGSGGAERVVSTLLPMLNLKYEIHLILMNDKISYDIPEVNIHYLEKSSPSESNLAKFLKLPLLAIKYKKLCEDLKINLQFVLLNRPNYIALMAKSLGLKSTLIINECTTPSVIYKHNNLNSFINKFLIKKLYNKADLILANSIGNKEDLIQNFNIEAKKCDILYNAIDLENIIEKSKEKIDFKDPFILSVGRLDHGKNHAMLIRAYAKVKTDLKLVILGEGILKDELLALIETLNLKDKVFLLGFDKNPYKYMSKCDFFAFASSFEGFSNVLIECLACNTAVLCTDHKSGARELFLDDEFGLLVKVDDEKAMQEGLEKMCNDEALKASYRQKAFLRAKEFDKISIAKQLFEFFNKA from the coding sequence ATGAAAAAACTAGCAATTTTTATTTATTCTTTAGGAAGTGGTGGCGCTGAAAGGGTTGTATCTACACTATTACCTATGTTAAATTTAAAATATGAAATACATTTAATTTTAATGAATGACAAAATATCATATGATATTCCTGAAGTTAATATCCACTATCTTGAAAAATCAAGTCCAAGTGAAAGTAACTTAGCTAAATTTTTAAAACTACCCTTGCTAGCTATAAAATACAAAAAACTTTGTGAAGATTTAAAAATCAACTTGCAATTTGTATTATTAAATAGACCTAATTATATTGCGTTAATGGCAAAATCCCTAGGACTTAAATCAACCCTTATTATCAATGAATGCACCACTCCAAGTGTAATTTATAAACATAATAATCTAAATTCTTTTATCAATAAATTTCTTATTAAAAAACTTTATAACAAAGCAGATTTAATCTTAGCAAATTCTATAGGAAACAAAGAAGATTTAATACAAAATTTCAATATAGAGGCTAAAAAATGCGATATTTTATACAATGCCATAGATTTAGAAAACATTATAGAAAAATCTAAAGAAAAAATAGATTTTAAAGATCCTTTTATATTAAGTGTTGGTAGGCTTGATCATGGTAAAAATCATGCTATGCTTATAAGAGCTTATGCAAAAGTTAAAACTGATTTAAAATTAGTCATTTTAGGCGAGGGCATTTTAAAAGATGAGCTTTTAGCTTTAATAGAAACTTTAAATTTAAAAGACAAAGTCTTTTTACTAGGTTTTGATAAAAATCCTTATAAATACATGAGCAAATGTGACTTTTTTGCTTTTGCTTCAAGTTTTGAAGGTTTTTCCAATGTTTTAATCGAATGCCTAGCTTGTAATACTGCCGTACTTTGCACTGATCATAAAAGTGGCGCAAGGGAGCTATTTTTAGATGATGAGTTTGGACTTTTAGTAAAAGTAGATGATGAAAAAGCCATGCAAGAAGGCTTAGAAAAAATGTGCAATGATGAAGCATTAAAAGCTTCATATAGACAAAAGGCTTTTTTGCGTGCAAAAGAATTTGATAAAATTAGCATAGCAAAGCAATTATTTGAATTTTTCAACAAGGCATAA
- the pglB gene encoding undecaprenyl-diphosphooligosaccharide--protein glycotransferase: MKLQQNFTDNNSIKYTCILILIAFAFSVLCRLYWVAWASEFYEFFFNDQLMITTNDGYAFAEGARDMIAGFHQPNDLSYFGSSLSTLTYWLYSILPFSFESIILYMSTFFASLIVVPIILIAREYKLTTYGFIAALLGSIANSYYNRTMSGYYDTDMLVLVLPMLILLTFIRLTINKDIFTLLLSPVFIMIYLWWYPSSYSLNFAMIGLFGLYTLVFHRKEKIFYLAIALMIIALSMLAWQYKLALTVLLFAIFAFKEEKINFYMIWALIFISILILHLSGGLDPVLYQLKFYVFKASDVQNLKDAAFMYFNVNETIMEVNTIDPEVFMQRISSSVLVFILSFIGFILLCKDHKSMLLALPMLALGFMALRAGLRFTIYAVPVMALGFGYFLYAFFNFLEKKQIKLSLKNKNILLILIAFFSISPALMHIYYYKSSTVFTSYEASILNDLKNKAQREDYVVAWWDYGYPIRYYSDVKTLIDGGKHLGKDNFFSSFVLSKEQIPAANMARLSVEYTEKSFKENYPDVLKAMVKDYNQTSAKDFLESLNDKDFKFDTNKTRDVYIYMPYRMLRIMPVVAQFANTNPDNGEQEKSLFFSQANAIAQDKTTGSVMLDNGVEIINDFRALKLEGTTIPLKAFIDIESITNGKFYYNEIDSKAQIYLLFLREYKSFVILDENLYNSAYIQMFLLNQYDQDLFEQVTNDARAKIYRLKR, from the coding sequence ATGAAACTGCAACAAAATTTCACTGATAATAATTCTATAAAATATACCTGTATTTTAATCCTTATAGCCTTTGCTTTTAGTGTTTTGTGTAGGTTATACTGGGTGGCTTGGGCAAGTGAGTTTTATGAGTTTTTCTTTAATGATCAACTTATGATTACTACTAATGATGGCTATGCTTTTGCAGAAGGTGCAAGGGATATGATAGCAGGTTTTCACCAACCTAATGACTTATCTTATTTTGGAAGCTCACTTTCTACTTTAACTTATTGGCTTTATAGTATTTTACCTTTTAGCTTTGAAAGTATTATTTTATATATGAGTACTTTTTTTGCTTCTTTGATCGTTGTGCCTATTATATTAATCGCAAGAGAATATAAACTCACTACCTATGGCTTTATAGCAGCCTTACTTGGAAGTATTGCAAATAGTTATTATAACCGCACTATGAGCGGGTATTATGATACTGATATGCTAGTGTTAGTTTTACCAATGCTTATTTTGCTTACCTTTATACGCTTAACTATTAATAAAGACATTTTTACCCTACTTTTAAGTCCGGTTTTCATCATGATTTATTTGTGGTGGTATCCATCAAGTTATTCTTTAAATTTTGCCATGATAGGACTTTTTGGTCTTTATACTTTAGTATTTCATAGAAAAGAAAAGATTTTTTATCTAGCTATTGCTTTAATGATCATAGCTTTAAGTATGCTAGCATGGCAATATAAACTTGCTTTGACTGTATTGTTATTTGCTATTTTTGCCTTTAAAGAAGAAAAAATTAATTTTTATATGATTTGGGCTTTGATTTTTATTAGCATTTTGATATTACATTTAAGTGGTGGTTTAGATCCTGTTTTATATCAACTTAAATTTTATGTTTTCAAAGCTTCTGATGTGCAAAATTTAAAAGATGCTGCCTTTATGTATTTTAATGTTAATGAAACTATTATGGAAGTAAATACTATCGATCCTGAAGTATTTATGCAAAGAATTAGTTCTAGTGTTTTAGTATTTATCCTTTCTTTTATAGGTTTTATCTTACTTTGCAAAGATCACAAAAGTATGCTTTTGGCTCTACCTATGCTTGCACTAGGTTTTATGGCTTTAAGAGCTGGACTTAGATTTACCATTTATGCAGTTCCTGTGATGGCTTTGGGTTTTGGGTATTTTTTATATGCTTTTTTTAATTTTTTAGAAAAAAAACAAATCAAACTTAGTCTGAAAAATAAAAATATCTTGCTCATACTCATTGCATTTTTTAGTATAAGTCCTGCCCTAATGCATATTTATTATTATAAATCCTCTACTGTTTTTACTTCTTATGAAGCTAGTATTTTAAATGATTTAAAAAATAAAGCTCAAAGAGAAGATTATGTCGTTGCTTGGTGGGATTATGGTTATCCAATACGCTATTATAGCGATGTAAAAACCTTAATCGATGGTGGAAAACACCTAGGAAAAGATAATTTTTTCTCATCTTTTGTCTTAAGCAAAGAACAAATTCCAGCAGCTAATATGGCAAGACTTAGCGTAGAATACACTGAAAAATCTTTCAAAGAAAATTATCCTGATGTTTTAAAAGCTATGGTAAAAGATTATAACCAAACAAGTGCTAAAGATTTTTTAGAAAGTTTAAATGATAAAGATTTTAAATTTGATACCAATAAAACTAGAGATGTATATATTTACATGCCTTATAGAATGTTGCGTATCATGCCCGTGGTAGCACAATTTGCAAATACAAATCCTGACAATGGAGAGCAAGAAAAAAGTTTATTTTTCTCTCAAGCCAATGCCATAGCTCAAGATAAAACAACAGGTTCTGTTATGCTTGATAATGGAGTAGAAATTATTAATGATTTTAGAGCTTTAAAACTAGAAGGTACAACTATACCTTTAAAAGCTTTTATAGATATAGAATCCATCACTAATGGCAAATTTTATTACAATGAAATTGATTCAAAAGCTCAAATTTATTTACTCTTTTTAAGAGAATATAAAAGCTTTGTGATTTTAGATGAAAATCTTTATAATAGTGCTTACATACAAATGTTTTTATTAAATCAATACGATCAAGATTTATTTGAGCAAGTCACTAATGATGCAAGAGCGAAAATTTATAGGCTAAAAAGATGA
- the pglA gene encoding N,N'-diacetylbacillosaminyl-diphospho-undecaprenol alpha-1,3-N-acetylgalactosaminyltransferase — MKIGILTHSAMSVYYFRLALIRALEKNNHEVIIITPKDDFAIKLQELGYKVCFYDLARSSVNPLIVFKNLLSLKNTLKSLNLDLLQTSAHKSNTTGIIATKMAGIKYTFGLVEGLGSFYIDDDFKSKLVRMSINLLYKISFKLANGFIFVNESNALFMKNLGLKEEKIKIIKSVGLNLKQFLPLKISTEEKQAFLKEHNMPDKPIVLMISRALWHKGIKEFYEASQILKDKANFVLVGGRDDNKSCAPLEFLNSNDVFYLGARSDIAHLLNLCDIFVLPSYKEGYPRTVLEAQACKKACVVSDAEGCIEAVNNAIDGLICKSKDSKDLAEKIAVLLEDEKLKNTLAQNAFLRAQNYDENIIALKYLDFYRGFINV; from the coding sequence ATGAAAATAGGAATTTTAACCCATAGTGCAATGAGTGTGTATTATTTTCGTCTTGCACTCATTAGAGCTTTAGAAAAAAATAATCATGAAGTTATAATCATCACTCCAAAAGATGATTTTGCTATTAAGTTACAAGAGCTAGGCTATAAGGTTTGCTTTTATGATTTAGCTAGATCAAGTGTTAATCCTTTGATTGTTTTTAAAAATCTACTTAGTTTAAAAAATACACTCAAAAGTTTAAATTTAGATCTTTTACAAACAAGCGCTCACAAAAGCAATACAACAGGTATTATAGCAACTAAAATGGCGGGCATTAAATACACTTTTGGTTTAGTTGAGGGCTTAGGAAGTTTTTATATAGATGATGATTTTAAAAGCAAATTAGTAAGAATGAGCATTAATTTACTTTATAAAATTTCTTTTAAACTTGCTAATGGTTTTATTTTTGTCAATGAAAGCAATGCTTTATTTATGAAAAATTTAGGCTTAAAAGAAGAAAAAATCAAAATCATAAAATCCGTAGGGCTAAATTTAAAACAATTTTTACCTTTAAAAATTAGCACAGAAGAAAAACAAGCTTTTTTAAAAGAACACAATATGCCTGATAAACCTATCGTTTTAATGATTTCAAGAGCACTTTGGCATAAAGGAATTAAAGAATTTTATGAAGCAAGCCAAATTTTAAAAGATAAGGCAAATTTTGTTTTAGTGGGTGGAAGAGATGATAATAAATCTTGTGCACCATTAGAATTTTTAAACTCAAATGATGTTTTTTATCTTGGCGCAAGAAGTGATATTGCACATTTATTAAATTTATGCGATATTTTTGTTTTACCAAGTTATAAAGAAGGCTATCCAAGAACGGTTTTAGAAGCACAAGCTTGTAAAAAAGCATGCGTGGTAAGTGATGCTGAGGGTTGCATTGAAGCAGTGAATAATGCCATAGACGGTTTAATTTGTAAAAGCAAAGATAGCAAGGATTTAGCTGAAAAAATCGCAGTTTTACTAGAAGATGAAAAACTAAAAAATACTTTAGCGCAAAATGCTTTTCTTAGAGCACAAAATTATGATGAAAATATCATAGCTTTGAAATATCTTGACTTTTATAGGGGTTTTATAAATGTATAA
- the pglH gene encoding GalNAc-alpha-(1->4)-GalNAc-alpha-(1->3)-diNAcBac-PP-undecaprenol alpha-1,4-N-acetyl-D-galactosaminyltransferase has translation MKITFIIATLNSGGAERVLVTLANELCKNHEINIIKFHKEDSFYKLEPKIKLFTLEQFDFSTLYNKIASRIKKFKALKQALKDHKSDVFISFLDTTNIACIWANKGLNTPLIISEHSSYTYLKSKIWKFLRRISFPHANALTVLSNDDKNYYENFVKKVINMPNPCHFSPIKENLEKENNVIFVGRLDHNKNASMFLKAIARLDTNLQKQYNFFIAGDGELRQDLEQEAKNLNIKVNFLGKIENMQELYKKAKIICLCSFIEGLPTVLLESLYYQVARISTKYTSGHKDLIDDGKDGFLVDLDDEKALSEKLALLMQDENLRKTLALNAQQRCKDYEVANVAQKWLDLIKEVRV, from the coding sequence ATGAAAATCACTTTCATCATAGCTACTTTAAATTCAGGCGGTGCTGAAAGAGTATTAGTCACTTTAGCTAATGAACTTTGCAAAAATCATGAAATAAATATTATTAAATTTCACAAAGAAGACTCTTTTTACAAGCTTGAGCCAAAAATCAAACTTTTTACCCTAGAGCAGTTTGACTTTTCCACTCTTTATAATAAAATAGCCTCGCGTATTAAAAAATTCAAAGCCTTAAAACAAGCACTTAAAGACCACAAAAGCGATGTTTTTATCTCATTTTTAGATACAACTAATATTGCTTGCATTTGGGCAAACAAAGGTTTAAATACACCTTTAATCATTAGCGAACATAGCTCTTATACTTATTTAAAATCTAAAATTTGGAAGTTTTTACGCCGTATAAGTTTTCCTCATGCAAATGCTTTAACCGTGCTAAGTAATGATGATAAAAATTACTATGAAAACTTTGTTAAAAAAGTTATCAATATGCCAAATCCTTGTCATTTTAGCCCTATTAAAGAAAATTTAGAAAAAGAAAATAATGTCATTTTCGTAGGCAGACTTGATCATAATAAAAATGCTTCTATGTTTTTAAAAGCCATAGCAAGGCTAGATACAAATTTACAAAAACAATACAACTTTTTCATAGCAGGCGATGGAGAATTAAGACAAGATTTAGAACAAGAAGCCAAGAATTTAAATATCAAAGTTAATTTTCTAGGTAAAATTGAAAATATGCAAGAGCTTTATAAAAAAGCAAAAATAATCTGCCTTTGCTCTTTCATAGAAGGCTTGCCAACAGTTTTACTTGAAAGTTTATATTATCAAGTAGCGCGCATTAGCACTAAATACACAAGCGGTCATAAAGATTTAATTGATGATGGAAAAGATGGATTTTTAGTAGATTTAGATGATGAAAAAGCTTTAAGCGAAAAACTCGCACTTTTAATGCAAGATGAAAATTTAAGAAAAACACTAGCGCTTAATGCACAGCAACGATGTAAAGATTATGAAGTGGCCAATGTAGCACAAAAATGGCTTGATTTAATCAAAGAAGTAAGGGTTTAA